The genomic stretch GCGCAGGTTCGCCTCCACCAGGTGCTCGGCAATCAGTTGCGCTTCCCGCGGCTCCGACCCGGCAGCGCGAAAAACACTGACCGTGCTTGCCTGCAGCCGGTCCCGGGGGACGAGATGCATCTTGGTCTCAGACATTCGATTTTCCTTGAGGAGTTCGGCTTGCACCGCCGGTGACGGTGATGACGGTGTAGCCCGCGGCAGACGAAGCGGCCATAGGACTCTAGGCCGGTCGGCGCACCCCCGGCTGTGACGACACGGCACGCCAGTCCGCCACCGGGTCGAGCGGGTAGATGGGCCGCGGCACCCGCTGCCACGGCAGCGTCAACACGTCCGACTGCCCGGGCCCGCGCGTATCGACGCGGATCACCCGCGCGGTCAGCGGGGCGAAATACTGGAAGTTGGAAGCGGTCTTCAGCACTGCGATCTTGTAGTCGCGCGGGTTCACCCCCATCGCCTCGTAGAGCTGCGGCAGGTTGCCGGCGAGCCCACGCAGCTCGGTGATCATCATGGTGATCGGCCCCACGTCGAAGATGACCGCCTGGCCGAGATCGACCTCGTTCTGGTGGCTGTCGGTGATCTGGATGACCCCGCCGCCGACAGTTCGCACCGTCCCTGTCACCTCGATCGGGGAGAAGAAGGCCGGCGCCGCGTCGCCACCCAGCAACAGCGTTACCTGGGCGCCCTCGCCGGCCTCGCTCAGCGCCTTCGCGGCGCCCGGCGAGATCAGCGGCACCAGGGCGCGGCTCCTGATCTTCAGCCGGATCATCGCCTCGAGGATCAGGTTGCTGTCGCCGGCCGAGCCGCCGAATACCGTGTCACCGGTATCGGACAGCACCACGATGCCCCTTGGCTCGGCATCGGCCATGCGCACCGCGTCATCGACCGACACCGCTTCGCGCACCTGGAAGTCGTCGCGCAGCGACCAGCAGAGGTCGGCTAACTCATCTGCCAGTTGCTCGGCCAGCGCCTGGTCGTTGTCGGTAACGACGATGGTCGACCAGCCGCCTTCGGCCACATCCAGCCAGGGCTGCATCGGATAGTTCGACGCCTGCAACACCCGCGGGTCGGCTTCCATGGCCCGCGCCCGATCGAACCAGCGCTTCATCGGCCCTTTCGAGGTGAGAAACTGCTCCTGGTGCGACACCAGCGGGATCTTCCGCCACGCCGTGGTCGGCTTGAGCTTCCCGGTGATGATCCTCAGCAGCAGTTCGGTGCCGATCACCCCGGTATCGAAGGTGTCATGCGGCTGCGTCCGATGCCCGACGATGGCGTCGACGCTGTCGACCATCTTCTGCGTCACGTTGGCGTGGTGATCGAGCCCGAGAACAATCGGCACATCCGGCCCGAGCATCTGCCGGCAGAGCGCCGCCTGCTCGCCTTCGACATCGTCGATGCCCTCGGCGGCGCAGGCGCCATGCAGCTGCAGCGCCAGCCCGTCGATCGGCCCCTCAGCCAGCGCCGCCGCGAGCCCCTCGCGTATCCGTCGGTCGAAATACTCGTAGGAGGCCCGGTCGATCCGCCCGCCGGCCACGGCCCAGGCGCGAATGATCGGCACGATCTCGATGTCGAGACCGGACTCCTCGATCGCCTTCAGGAAACCGCCGACCTGGCCGAGCCCGTTGAGCTTCTCGACGATGTCGTGCCCCTCATAGATCCCGAACGCCTCGTAATCGGCCATCGTGGTGAGGACCGGATTGAAGTCGTTGGTTTCCTGGGCGACGTGAATGAGGGCAATACGCAAGGCAATCTCCGGCAACGTCACCCATCCCGCCACCTGCATACTGGCGGTGCCCAAAATTGAGTCAATGACGACAAGTTTCGCCACAGGGAACAAGGGGGACTATCGAACGTAGGAGCGGTGGCAGGCGGTGGTGCATAACGTCGGCCACAGTGGCTTTCCCCTCATCCGGCGCTACGCGCCACCTTCTCCCCGACGGGGAGAAGAATCCGGACAGTGCAGCGATCGCTCTTGTTCCTCTCCCGTCGGGGAGAGGCTGGATCGGCCGAAGGCCGAGACGGGTGAGGGGTTGGCTGGAACAGTGCCCATCTGGACCGCGCTTAGTGCTGCCCGCTGAGATGTATCGAAATCCGCCTGGC from Devosia sp. A16 encodes the following:
- a CDS encoding M81 family metallopeptidase produces the protein MRIALIHVAQETNDFNPVLTTMADYEAFGIYEGHDIVEKLNGLGQVGGFLKAIEESGLDIEIVPIIRAWAVAGGRIDRASYEYFDRRIREGLAAALAEGPIDGLALQLHGACAAEGIDDVEGEQAALCRQMLGPDVPIVLGLDHHANVTQKMVDSVDAIVGHRTQPHDTFDTGVIGTELLLRIITGKLKPTTAWRKIPLVSHQEQFLTSKGPMKRWFDRARAMEADPRVLQASNYPMQPWLDVAEGGWSTIVVTDNDQALAEQLADELADLCWSLRDDFQVREAVSVDDAVRMADAEPRGIVVLSDTGDTVFGGSAGDSNLILEAMIRLKIRSRALVPLISPGAAKALSEAGEGAQVTLLLGGDAAPAFFSPIEVTGTVRTVGGGVIQITDSHQNEVDLGQAVIFDVGPITMMITELRGLAGNLPQLYEAMGVNPRDYKIAVLKTASNFQYFAPLTARVIRVDTRGPGQSDVLTLPWQRVPRPIYPLDPVADWRAVSSQPGVRRPA